A region of the Parambassis ranga chromosome 24, fParRan2.1, whole genome shotgun sequence genome:
ATAGAAATTATATAATGTACTaccatatatttttgtaaaatAGAAGTCCATATATGACATTTATAATGCTCACTGCTGTAGCTTATTTTCCTTTAATGCTAATGTGCAAATGTATCCTATCGTACCATAATAAAAACGCAAAATGCATTCAGGTTCTTAAAGAAAGATATAAAGTGGAACGATATAGTCTGACCTAATCCAAAGTAAGCATGATTTAACTGACCATTCAtaattttcttcttctgtacACTTGCTCTGTAGAATGGTGACAGACGTGCAGCTGGCCATATTTGCCAACATGCTTGGCGTGTCCTTGTTCCTCCTGGTGGTTTTATACCATTATGTGGCTGTCAATAACCCCAAGAAGCAGGAGTAGGTGGAACTGCTATGATGGAAGAGGTGAGTACATTTATACTGATTTGATAATCTTGTCCATCACATTAATGTCCTTGTTAGTTATAATGGCACACTGAGAAATGTGTAGCGATAATAATTTAGAATCAGTTCCATTTTGGAGGAACTATACCTTAATGTTGATTTATTAATAGCCTTGATATTTTGTATGTCCATCTACAGACATCTGTGAAcccaaagtctttttttttttttaattcttcccACAGGTGAGATGTGAACCAAAGCCACCATCTTGGACACAACATTCCTCACATCCAGTTCTCTTTCCAAGAAATTCATTTCTATGTTTGCACATTAgtgttttttgtaataaaatgtcagaaatctATTTTCAgtgatgttttcatttatttaaagtgtGTTATAAGTTTATTCAGCGTCCCTAGTGATAAAGTAACAGAAACAAGAATACCGCCTGTAGCTTCCATCTGCTCTCTTGCAGTTTTATACTTCACTGTTTGCAGTTTGAAAAACATTAAATTCCTTATGAATACATATATGAATATACATATAAAAGCTCTTGACAGTACAGTTCATATGAAGGGATTAACACATCTTGgactttttcacattttatattCAGTCTTAGCTGTGAGTGGGCTGTGGACAAATCAAAGTACAATAATCTCATAGAGGCAACTCTGGCGACAGTTAATAGCCGTGATATGTGTTTGATCAACTTTAGAGCATGTCATTGACTTTAGTAAATGTCCACAGCTATTCTTCTCATTCTTTAGTGTTAGtttacacaacaaacaatgaAGAAGTCCATGGGGTGAAAGTCTTAATCACTAAATgcacagcacaaaaaaaaatctctggaATAATTACACACTTAACCCACACGTATGCTTTTACTCCTACAGTGAATATAATATTAAGGATATAAAGGTGCCGTTATGAAAATCAGTCTGAAAAAGTCAGCCCTTT
Encoded here:
- the ost4 gene encoding dolichyl-diphosphooligosaccharide--protein glycosyltransferase subunit 4 — its product is MVTDVQLAIFANMLGVSLFLLVVLYHYVAVNNPKKQE